A single region of the Penaeus monodon isolate SGIC_2016 chromosome 18, NSTDA_Pmon_1, whole genome shotgun sequence genome encodes:
- the LOC119584311 gene encoding tRNA (guanine(10)-N2)-methyltransferase homolog, which translates to MAEERDEPKEMFRQTARKYLLWCANEHIEFRIPELKSIANMFKIPIKWVERPKEDPYVIVEMGCEKEARKLMSRSMLVRSCYEIWGQGETEEELHASVKSVPLEFIQPHITRDKTFKVRVETFNKTLKNAEKLKKIESFSYLPFEGNVNLRNADTCLHLIEYYGLHPNIVPEKPYKIFFGRWITDGQRELIDKFSLKKRTYIGSTSMDPQLSFIMANFAQVQAGEVVVDPFVGTGSVLVAAAHRGAYVWGWDIDYLTLHARTKPTRHSQKQRAAEESIRSNLKQYGLENQYMDVVVMDNARPFWRGAPYVDAIITDPPYGIRESTERVGTFKNLKVNEEGVKQQVPAAQHFPSKISYSLSDVFRDLINFAASHMVIGGRLVFWLPVFREDYHEGLVPSHPCMELVSNCEQVLTVHSSRRLITLRKTRHPEEGETATATVTDLTAKFREKFFQASHMTKEERANMKCLFPRDKRGQGLGYRLTETQTKHSSPQDGTSGKAASSSTGMPVPETSLSEQRNNCDGSLLTDNSECHNELEKDRSKEKCNEASEQCSLSQEEQERRREDTSGSDAVQSTA; encoded by the exons ATGGCAGAAGAGAGGGACGAGCCAAAGGAAATGTtcagacagacagcgagaaagTACCTTTTGTGGTGTGCCAATGAGCATATTGAGTTCAGAATACCT gAACTAAAGTCCATAGCAAATATGTTCAAAATTCCAATAAAATGGGTTGAAAGGCCAAAGGAAGAT CCTTATGTTATTGTTGAAATGGGTTGTGAAAAGGAAGCAAGGAAACTCATGTCTCGAAGCATGCTGGTGAGATCGTGCTATGAAATATG GGGCCAGGGTGAGACAGAGGAGGAGCTCCATGCCAGTGTAAAGAGTGTTCCGCTCGAGTTCATCCAGCCACACATCACCCGAGACAAGACGTTCAAAGTCAGGGTAGAGACCTTCAATAAGACACTCAAGAATGCAGAGAAGCTCAAGAAAATAGAG tcTTTCAGTTACTTGCCCTTTGAGGGGAATGTGAATTTGAGAAATGCAGACACTTGCCTACACCTGATTGAGTACTATGGTCTACACCCAAATATTGTACCAGAAAAGCCCTATAAA aTCTTCTTTGGAAGGTGGATCACAGATGGGCAGAGAGAATTGATAGACAAGTTTTCCCTTAAGAAGCGGACCTATATTGGAAGCACGTCTATGGATCCGCAGCTCTCCTTCATCATGGCAAATTTTGCACAAGTCCAGgcaggggaggtggtggtggatcCATTTGTGGGCACAG GTTCTGTGTTAGTTGCGGCTGCACATCGAGGGGCATACGTTTGGGGTTGGGACATAGACTACCTCACATTACATGCAAGAACAAAACCCACTCGACATAGTCAG AAACAACGTGCTGCTGAAGAATCAATCCGAAGCAATTTGAAACAGTATGGATTAGAGAACCAGTATATGGATGTTGTTGTCATGGATAATGCAAGGCCGTTTTGGAGAGGAGCCCCTTATGTTGATGCAATCATAACAGACC CACCCTATGGGATCCGAGAGTCAACTGAACGAGTTGGGACATTCAAGAATCTGAAGGTAAATGAGGAAGGGGTCAAGCAGCAGGTCCCAGCAGCACAGCACTTCCCCTCCAAGATTTCGTATAGCCTCTCAGACGTATTCCGCGATCTCATCAATTTTGCCGCATCCCACATGGTGATAGGAGGCAGGCTTGTCTTCTGGCTGCCTGTGTTTAG AGAAGATTACCATGAGGGATTGGTTCCTAGTCACCCATGTATGGAACTTGTATCTAACTGCGAGCAAGTCCTCACTGTACATTCCAGCAGAAGGCTTATCACCTTACGCAAGACGAGACATCCAGAG GAAGGGGAAACTGCCACAGCCACAGTGACAGACCTAACAGCGAAGTTCAGAGAGAAGTTCTTCCAGGCCTCACACATGACCAAAGAGGAAAGAGCCAACATGAAGTGCCTCTTCCCACGAGACAAGCGAGGACAAGGTCTTGGCTACAGACTCACAGAGACTCAAACCAAACACAGCAGTCCTCAGGATGGTACCTCAGGGAAAGCAGCCTCTAGTAGCACTGGTATGCCAGTCCCAGAAACCTCTCTTAGTGAGCAGAGAAACAACTGTGATGGAAGCTTACTGACAGATAACTCTGAGTGTCATAATGAGTTAGAGAAAGACAGAAGTAAAGAGAAGTGTAATGAAGCCAGTGAGCAATGCTCTTTAAGTCAGGAAGAACAAGAACGTAGAAGAGAGGACACAAGTGGCAGTGATGCTGTTCAAAGTACTGCATAA
- the LOC119584312 gene encoding 26S proteasome regulatory subunit 10B yields the protein MTTLTIMRYLPREVDPLVYNMSHEDPGDVTYNQIGGLAEQIRELREVIELPLLNPELFHRVGISPPKGCLLYGPPGTGKTLLARAVASQLDCNFLKVVSSAIVDKYIGESARLIREMFNYARDHQPCIIFMDEIDAIGGRRFSEGTSADREIQRTLMELLNQMDGFDSLGQVKMIMATNRPDTLDPALLRPGRLDRKIEIALPNEQARLEILKIHSGPITKRGEIDYEAVVKLSDGFNGADLRNVCTEAGLFAIRNERDYVIEEDFMKAVRKVSDNKKLETKLDYKPI from the exons ATGACGACGCTAACCATCATGAGGTACTTACCACGTGAAGTTGATCCCCTAGTCTACAACATGAGTCATGAAGACCCTGGTGATGTCACATACAATCAGATTGGTGGTTTGGCTGAGCAGATCCGTGAACTCAGAGAG GTCATCGAGCTTCCTCTCCTGAACCCTGAGCTGTTCCACCGTGTGGGAATCTCTCCACCCAAGGGTTGTCTTCTGTATGGTCCACCAGGCACAGGAAAGACCTTGCTGGCTCGTGCTGTTGCATCTCAGCTCGACTGCAACTTCCTGAAG GTTGTGTCCAGTGCCATTGTAGACAAGTACATTGGTGAGTCTGCCCGTCTCATCCGAGAAATGTTCAACTATGCACGTGACCATCAACCTTGCATTATATTTATGGATGAGATTGATGCCATTGGTGGGAGAAGATTCTCTGAGGGCACATCAGCTGATCGTGAAATCCAGAGAACTTTGATGGAGTTGCTAAATCAGATGGATGGCTTTGATTCTCTCGGCCAG GTCAAAATGATTATGGCAACCAATCGTCCTGACACCCTTGACCCTGCTCTCCTGCGTCCTGGCCGTCTGGATAGGAAGATTGAAATTGCTCTCCCCAATGAGCAAGCCAGGTTGGAGATCTTAAAAATCCACTCTGGTCCGATCACAAAACGTGGAGAGATCG ATTATGAAGCTGTTGTGAAACTGTCTGATGGCTTCAATGGTGCTGATCTCAGGAACGTTTGCACTGAAGCAGGTCTCTTTGCTATTCGCAATGAGCGTGACTATGTAATAGAGGAGGACTTTATGAAGGCTGTACGCAAGGTTTCTGACAACAAGAAGTTGGAGACTAAATTAGATTACAAGCCTATCTAA
- the LOC119584310 gene encoding carbohydrate sulfotransferase 6-like — protein MFPKRISKICNLPWRLRKLCFLLLLMVLVNVVLLNLLSIDGTSGKERDLADGSFRNLSNDPRAAGPRRKAVVLFSRWRSGSTFMGELLKKAGRGIFYSYEPLYEYGVHVLNEDVEETRMAVEEVKHILRCRFDFGKIEEILRSNPLLREACKTSGYCKDANQTAEVCRRSSLHVAKVLRLGLQWARPLLEMEDVDVKIIYMVRDPRAVLSSRARIAWCTTPTCKDVKTVCSLLEDDLLEAYFLQQDYPTRFHFILYDKFCQTPFAALQELMDFLGLPVTKDQEKILQSKLPSMDPLSIYKNSSAQFQLWRKQASFTQVVLPVQRWCWESLENLGLRIFFSEKDLANLTLPVLLPPGETSEPEI, from the exons ATGTTTCCAAAAAGGATATCTAAGATTTGTAATCTGCCATGGAGATTGAGGAAACTCTGTTTTCTCCTGTTACTCATGGTTCTCGTAAACGTCGTCCTTCTGAACCTATTGTCCATCGACGGCACTAGTGGGAAAGAACGAGACCTCGCCGATGGGTCGTTTAGGAACCTCAGCAATGACCCTCGTGCAGCAGGTCCTCGGAGGAAGGCCGTGGTTCTCTTCTCGAGATGGCGCAGCGGTTCCACGTTCATGGGGGAGCTGCTGAAGAAGGCCGGCAGAGGGATCTTCTATAG TTATGAGCCCCTCTATGAATACGGCGTCCACGTTCTCAACGAGGACGTGGAAGAGACTCGCATGGCCGTCGAGGAGGTGAAGCACATTTTGCGCTGCCGATTCGACTTTGGCAAAATCGAGGAGATTCTGCGATCGAACCCCCTCCTGCGCGAAGCTTGCAAGACGAGCGGCTATTGCAAAGACGCGAACCAGACGGCCGAGGTGTGTCGAAGGTCTAGTCTGCACGTGGCAAAG GTGCTTCGCTTGGGACTTCAGTGGGCGCGACCTCTGCTGGAGATGGAGGACGTCGATGTCAAAATTATCTACATGGTTCGTGATCCTCGGGCGGTTCTCAG TTCACGAGCGAGAATCGCCTGGTGTACCACCCCGACCTGCAAGGACGTGAAGACCGTCTGTTCCCTGTTGGAGGATGACCTGCTAGAAGCATACTTCCTGCAGCAGGATTACCCTACAAG GTTCCACTTCATCCTGTACGACAAGTTCTGCCAGACTCCCTTCGCCGCTCTTCAGGAACTCATGGATTTCCTCGGCCTGCCGGTGACCAAAGACCAAGAGAAGATCCTCCAGTCCAAGCTACCTTCTATGGACCCCTTGTCCATCTACAAGAACAGCTCCGCGCAATTCCAGCTGTGGCGAAAgcaggcctccttcacccaggtcGTCTTGCCCGTCCAGCGCTGGTGTTGGGAGTCGCTGGAGAACCTGGGTCTTAGGATATTTTTCTCGGAGAAGGACCTCGCTAACTTGACTCTCCCTGTCCTGCTGCCGCCTGGAGAAACTAGCGAGCCTGAAATATAG